GGCGTCAACGGCCCGCTCCACCCCGCGGGCGTCGAGGTACAGGGTCGCGAAGTACGTGTTGCTCTTGACGTCGGTCACGACCGCCCGGGTGACCTTGATGTTCAGATGGCCGGCAACGCTGCGCATGAGGTCGTGGCTCATGGGCCGCTGGGGCTCGTTCCCGTCCAGAGCGAACTTGATCGCGGTGCCCTCCGCGGCTCCCACCCAGATCGGCAGAATCTCGGCGTTCTGCTCGTCCCGCAGGATGACGATCTGCGTGTCCGTGTTGGGGTCCGGCACGACGCCGTGCACTTTCAACTGGACCAGGCCGGCGTGGGCCATTTGATCTTCACCCATGCACTCGCTCCGCCTCGAAGTTCGCTTCGGACGATCCCCGCTCCCGTGCTCGACTCCGGAGGGCGGGGAACGTGGGGACGGGACCTGTCAACGGGAAGAGCTACAGGATTGCAGTTTCGACCCACCCTCGGTCTGCGGACCGGCCCGGCCGCCGCGGCCGGCTGCGTCACGCGTCATACTTGCCGAAGTCTTCCGGCTTGAGGTTCTCCAGCCACTGTCCCAGTTCTTCCGACGCCTGCTTCCGGATCACTTCCTCCTTGGCGAAGATCGGGGCGTTGGCCCGCAGCGCCAGCGCGATCGCGTCGCTGGGCCGGGAATCGATCGCGAACTCCGAATCCTCGCACATGAGGTGGATGCGCGCGTAATAGGTGTTGTCCTTCAAGTCCGTGACCACGACGCTGATCACCTTCGCGTCCACGGTGTCGAGCAGCGCCTTCATCAGGTCGTGGGTCATCGGCCGTGGAGGCGCGACGTTCTCCAGGGCGAAGCTGATCGCGCTCGCCTCCGATTTGCCGACCCAGATCGGCAGCATGTCGTTGGTTTCTTCGTCGCGGAGCAGCACGATGAACGCGTTGTTGTAGGGGTCGAACATCAGACCCCGTACTTTCATCTGCGTGAGCATGGAACCCGTCTCTCGCGCCTGCCTCGCAACGGTTTTCACCAGCGTTGACGAGCCAATCTACCATTGATCTTCGCGGGTTGTCAACGAAACCGGAGCCGCGTCCGACGCGCCGGAGCCTACGGAAGATTGGTGCGATCGAAGGCTTGGCCGGAGATCGCCGGAGAGGCCAGGCAGGCCAGGCGCAGCAGCGCGGCGGCGGGCACCGACGGGTCCTGCAGTCGCGCCGGCTCCTCCTCGGGGTAGGCCTCTGCGCGCATCGCGGTGCGGGTCCCGCCAGGGTTGAAGGTCATCGCGACGACTCCGAACGGCGCCAGCTCTTCGGCCAGCACCTGGGTGAGGCCTTCGACCCCGAATTTCGCGACTGCGTAGGCGCCCCAGTTCGCCCGGCCCTTCCGGCCGACCGAAGAGGAGAGCGAGATGATGCAGCCGCTCCGCTGCCGCGCCATGATCCTGGCCGCCTCCCGGCACAGGTAGAAGGTGCCGCTGAGGTTGGTGCGGAGCACGGTCGCCCAGCCCCGGAGCGGGTAGTTGGCGACCGGCATGCGGGGCCCCAGGACGCCCGCGTTGTTGATCAGAAAATCCAGGCGACCGTGACGCCGCACCGTGAACCGGACGAGGGCCCGCGCCTGGCTGGCCGAGCCGATGTCGGCGACGCGGCCGGCCGCGTCGCCGCCGAACCGCCTGATGGCGGAGACCGTTGCGTCGAGCTCCCGTCTGGTCCTGGAGCAGAGCACCACGCGGGCGCCCTCTCTCGCAAACAGCTCGACCGTGGCCCGTCCGATGCCGCGGCCGGCCCCGGTGACGAGCGCGACCTTGCCGGCCAGGCGGGCGCTGCCCGCCTGTCGGCTCACGGCCGGGCGAGGCCGGGACGGTCTGGCTGGCGAAGAGGTGACGGGCGGTTGGGCGGGACGGCGAGACAAGGCGAAGGCGATGATGGGGAGGACGACGCGACGGGTTACTGGACGGGCCTGTAGTTCTCCTGCACCTTCGTCGTGTCCACCGCTTCTCCGAGCTTCAGGAAAGACCGCATGTGCTTCTTGACCAGCTCGCGGCCGTTCTCGTCGCCCAGGTTGATCTGGTATTCGTTGATCACCATGACCCGCATATTTTCCCATTCTTTCCAGCAGGGCCTGCACACCTTGGCTTTGATCTCCGCCTCGAGCTTGCCCATGAAGATCGGGTCGGTGATGGCCTCCGCTGTCTTTCCGCACTTCACGCACTGGATTGTGGCCATTGACGGTGCCCTCCCGCTCTGATACGCATCAGGATGAAAACTGGCGCATTGTAGCACCGGCTTTTGCAGAAAGGGAAGGGGGTTATGACCCGTTGACGCTCCCTGAGGATCGTGCTAGTAAGGGGGCGCGGTCGCTGGCCCGGATGGCGGAACTGGCAGACGCGCCAGACTCAAAATCTGGTTCTCGCAAGAGAGTGGGAGTTCGATTCTCCCTCCGGGCACCAACAGGCGGTCTAACCCGGCCAGGGACCTCCGGGAAATGGTCTTGACAGGGTCGGGGCAATTGGCCTATAGTTCGGCCTGTTCACGTCGAATATCGGCACTCGTTCAGGAGCTACCACGGTTTCGTCGTTCATTATCCATACTCTCACTCACAAGGAGGCAGCACATGCGTAAGGCATTTTTGTTCGGAGCAGTGATCCTGCTTGCGGGCTCCCTCGGTGTGGCGGTGGCCCAGGAGCGTCTGCCCCAGAACTCCGGGTTCGGAACCGGCGTCGGCGAGAGCTCCAGCGTCGGCTCGCGCTCCCAGATTTGGGACAAGAACGCGCTGTTGGAGCGGCTGTCGCAGCCTGAGACGGTCTATGGCCGCGTGCTCGCCATTGACCTCCCCGGCAAGAAGCTGCACCTCGAGACCGGCGGCAGTTCGCACGATGAAGGGCGGACGGGAACCGGTGCGCTGTCGTCGCTTACGCTCTATCTGGATTCGGAATCCAACATGGACCAGCTCCGGGTGGTCAATGCCGGCGACGACGTGACCCTCCAGGTCCGCGAGGAGACGACCCAGTCCCAGCCCTACGGGACCGGGCGGAAGCTGGTGCGTGAGATCACCGTGCTGCGCGGCAACGAGAAGCTGGCCGGCTTCGGCGGTCTCGGCCAGCGGCCGAACCCGACGACCGAGCGTGGGATCGAGACCAACTCCGGCGGGGTGACCGGCGGGACCTATGGCGCGCTCCTGCCTGGCGAAGTGAACCAGGCTCTGGGCTTCACCAGCACGATCGGCGAGGTCACCGGCGCGGCTCCTTGCTGGAACTGCGATCCGCAGCCGGGATGGGGCGACAACGGCAAGGGGAACCGGTCGGACTACGGTTCTTCCGAGAAGCCGTCCCTGGTGAAGGGAATGGGAGGGACGAAGTAAGTCCCTTCTTCAAGCCCCTCTTTACATCGATTCAGCAACGCGGTGGCGGCTTCGGCCGCCACCGTCGTTTCTGGCCCCATCCGCCTTCCTTGCACGCTCCCGTCTCGGTCTGTTAGAGTCCTGCCCGTGGAAACGAAACTCAACAGGTCCGCCCCTCCCCGCGAGTCCGGGGAGCTGCAGCCGGATGCGGAATTGGATCTGCGGGGCGTGATCTGTCCCTACAATTTCGTCAAGACGAAGCTCAGGCTGGAGACGATGGAGCCGGGGCAAATCCTGGCCGTGATCCTGGACGACGGGGATCCGATCCGGAACGTGCCCAGGAGC
This portion of the Nitrospirota bacterium genome encodes:
- a CDS encoding bifunctional nuclease family protein — protein: MGEDQMAHAGLVQLKVHGVVPDPNTDTQIVILRDEQNAEILPIWVGAAEGTAIKFALDGNEPQRPMSHDLMRSVAGHLNIKVTRAVVTDVKSNTYFATLYLDARGVERAVDARPSDAIALALRMRSPIFATREVLKQRGGGNLDAWLDKFEAKNSEQHEA
- a CDS encoding bifunctional nuclease family protein, translated to MKVRGLMFDPYNNAFIVLLRDEETNDMLPIWVGKSEASAISFALENVAPPRPMTHDLMKALLDTVDAKVISVVVTDLKDNTYYARIHLMCEDSEFAIDSRPSDAIALALRANAPIFAKEEVIRKQASEELGQWLENLKPEDFGKYDA
- a CDS encoding SDR family oxidoreductase; translated protein: MSRQAGSARLAGKVALVTGAGRGIGRATVELFAREGARVVLCSRTRRELDATVSAIRRFGGDAAGRVADIGSASQARALVRFTVRRHGRLDFLINNAGVLGPRMPVANYPLRGWATVLRTNLSGTFYLCREAARIMARQRSGCIISLSSSVGRKGRANWGAYAVAKFGVEGLTQVLAEELAPFGVVAMTFNPGGTRTAMRAEAYPEEEPARLQDPSVPAAALLRLACLASPAISGQAFDRTNLP
- a CDS encoding Fe(2+)-trafficking protein, translating into MATIQCVKCGKTAEAITDPIFMGKLEAEIKAKVCRPCWKEWENMRVMVINEYQINLGDENGRELVKKHMRSFLKLGEAVDTTKVQENYRPVQ
- a CDS encoding sulfurtransferase TusA family protein, producing the protein METKLNRSAPPRESGELQPDAELDLRGVICPYNFVKTKLRLETMEPGQILAVILDDGDPIRNVPRSVSDDGHTVLRQEPFASAFRVMIRKRTGA